CTGCATTTTAACTTGCAAAATACTTCTTTTGATTTCATATTTAATGAAGGTTTCTGCTTGCAAAGATCAATTACTAGTTACTACTTACTACCATAGATATTTTGTACTTTTGTTGGAAAATTCCGATCAGTTTGTTCTTCTATTGGTTTCATATTTACTTTCAGTACTACCTCTATCTATACGTACTCTCTGTACACAGTTACACACGTACACCATCAGTTAAACGCTTCATCTTTATTCTTTTCTTGACGTTTATTATTTTTTTATTTTATATATAGAATATATATATATATGGGTTTGTCTATAATACCATATGGTATGACATACCTAACCTATTGCAAATGTGTCTAATTGTATGACACATGGGGGCTTTTGAAGGGGTAAATGGTTATTACATGGTCATTTAATTGCTTCTTCAATCAATGATAGCCACACATTTTGTGAGGTATGTTATACCGGTCATATAGTATATTAGAATTTTCCTTTATATATATAGGGAATTCAAATTTTGTTGCTTCATATCATCAATGGCCAAATTAAACGGCACTTTACAAGTTTACATCATATATGCCGTATTCTACTAGGTTTGTTAAGCGAGGCTTACAATCACCATAACCGGCATCTTTACTGTTAACGCTTGTGATAGATGAGCGAATTGATAGTACCAACAATTGAGAAAACCAGGACAACCAGTCCAAGTATAGTTGCACTGCTTGTCCAAAGATCCTTGAAGTAAACTTGTTTCAGGGTTGCCATACGGCGGTTGCATAAACTGGTCTCGTAGTGCTCATTAAGCTGGTCATAGATATCCGAATAGCAGGATATTTCCTCCACAATGTGCACACAGAATGAGTTAATAAGCTTTTCGACCGATTTGTTGCTGCCTAGCAAGTTCTCGACCACTCCGTCCTTAATCAGCAAATCTATGTCTTCCACAGTGTTGACAAGTTGACTAAGTAGCAAAAAATAGCTGCAAATATAAGCCTTTTTCGGGTAGATGAGTTGTTCCAAGGCCATAATGTTTCTTATGACGCTCTCAGCATCATATGTTGCCCAGAAACGTGTAAGCTTCAACTCCTTGGTTGTAAGACAACATGCTAACTTGGATCTACAGCTGCTAACTCCTGTTGACAAAGACTCTATTACAAAGGGCTCTGCAAGGTGCGTAAACTTTACTCCTGCTGCCTTGAGCTTTCTCACATCATATTTACACTTCTTTTGGTTACTGACACAGTCACCTTGTACTTTGTCTGTACACACAAATAGTCTAACCAAATCAGTGAAATGATTCAGCTTTACTCCATTGCCGAGAACTCTTTTCTTCTTGTTATATTCTTTAAAAAACTTACAAGAAAGAGTACGGAATCGATGTGGATCAGGTGTAAGGTCCTCGGCAATGTTAGGTTCAGCATTGGAAATGGCAAAGTCATAAAGCTCTTGAAGAAAATAATAAGGAATCTGATTTTCAAACAGTATCAAGTCTGTCTCTACAGCTTTCCTCATCCAAGGTGACCTCAGTATGTGATGATTTTCTGTTTCAGAGTCTGTTATAAATAGTTCAATGATGAAGCAAGCATCAACTAGAATCATGTTCACGAATTTGCCTCTGCACTCGATGGTACCTGCATAACAACTAAGAATTCTGGCCTGATGTTGGCTCACCAAGCTTTTCAGCTCAGCCTCATTCTTTGAACACCGTCTGAGAAATTTCTCATAATACTTCTGTTTATGGCTTTCCATGTCCCTCAGTTCTGGACTGCCATAGTGGAAAGGGCCTATCGAAAGTAATTGAGGAGTGTATGATGCTTTATTTACGTTGCGCAGTTTGCTGGGAACCCTGTAGATACACCACTCGTCCAAGAATGGTTTTGTTTCGGTGCGCTTGATCGCGACGTGATCACTTGCTCCATTCATTGGTGAAGTCATCTATGCCTTAGTGACAATTAATTATTAATGAAATGGTATATTATTTTAAGTAATAGTAAGTGAACCACATTATAAAGAACCATATGAAGTTCATCTAACATACATACGTAACAATATATAAGTTTGTTCTCAGTCTTGAAATTTGATTCCTATATGTAAGCTTTACTTTTTATTCAAGTAGATATAAAATGAGTGTATGATAAATATCCTATAGTATCATATGCTTCCGACTTTACGTTATTTGGAATCTACTTTTGCATTTCATACTTTTAAGAGGAAACTTAATAATTTTATGTACACTTTGAAGCCAACAAGATAATACATCTACTTTATACAATTTTACGCATATATATATATATATTGAACAACAATGAATATAAATGTATTATAAAAAAGAAAAAAACAATGAATATAAAAAATATAATTCAAGTTATCGAACAATTGTACTGTGCACGTACTGTATTTTACAAATTATGCATATATGTTAATCAGCACCAAGTACAGTATTATATATCTTTTAGTGAAAAAGGAAATTGCATGTAATGGAAACAAGTGAAATATAGCGAAATGATTGGAGAGAGTAAAACTTACAAAATGGGTATGCTGGGAAATGAGACGCCCCTGATTTGATCGCTCTTCTCCAATGTTGTAAGGTTCTAAAATCTCCGCGTAGCTAGGGAGTATATATACACATAGGTATACAAGACTGGGTCTCATAATTAACTTGATTAACGGCAAGAGGGAAGTTTTAAATTACTTATTAGTGTAGGTAAACTAAGCAATTTGGTCCCGTACGCGTAGACAATCTAGAAGAAGGAAACCTTAATCTTAATTAAAGGACCAAGACTTTCCTTAATTAATTATTCCAATCCTGAATACAACATCGAGGGTTCTCGGTTAAGTTTCATTTTACAGCTTGCTATAAGGGGTAAACTTGCTACTATGGACCCAGTGGTTCGGTTCTCTCCTCATGCTTCTCAGATATGCTCTTTATGCCAAGTTGCTAATGAAACTCATGATCTCATTTCCTGGGCTGCTATTCTTGGAGAGGCAACTCTTGGTTGGTACTTGGTAGTGATTAAAAAGTTAGCTCTTCAAGCTTCTGTTTATGAAATTTGGGATGAAAGAAACAATAGAAAGTTCAGGAGTGAAAGTTTGGTCCCCATGGCTGTCTTCAAGAAGATTATAGTGACTACTATAAAGCTTCGTCTTCTTTCTCATTCAAGTTCTGAGTTGTTGAATGAGTGGCATGTCTAATTGCTTTAGTTATCGACAACCTCTTTTTTTTTGTCTTTTTTTTTTTTTCGATACAGTTCTAATATCGTCACCAACAAATTAGGGTTTTATGTTTCAAACCCCAATTTTGTTTTTCTATCTAATATTTTTCTTCAATCCAACGTTCTTTCTTTTCTCTCCTCCTCTCACGTTTCCTGATCTCAACCCTCGTGTCGCTTCTTCAATCAATCATCTCCTTCTCTATCAGATTTAAGTTGGTTTACCTCACAGGACAGTACGTTTAATTACAAGTAACTCGATNTTCGACCTATTACCAAACGTGGGTTTTTTTTTAAGGGGTTTTTTTGTTTTTTTTTTCTTCTTAGGTATGAAATAAGAATAGCATGTATAAAATCAGGGTTTAGGCGGAAGGGAATTTGAGTTTAGCATTTTTTGTGTGTGTGTGTGTGTGTGTTCTTTATTCCTGAATTACTTGTAGAACTCTGTGTTCCACATATTGCCCTTTACCATCTCAATAACTTTTGCTGCTCTGACACAATTCATATTACAGTTGACAAAGGTCAAGTGTTTATGCTCTTGAGATAATATGATCTGACTTCCTTATTCGTAATTGTAGTTTGTTATTGATCCATTGAGCATAAGCACAAGAACTATGCCAAAAACAACTAAGTAAACTCAAAACACACACCACAAGATTACTTGACAACAATCACAAAAGAACATTCAAACAATCGATCATTTAACTATTTAACTGTTACAAGTCTTGCATCAGCCCAGTGGAGCTAGCATGCAGATAGATGATCAGGTACAGCTTCCATGCGTAGAGCTTAATTAAATCAGTTTGAATGTCCGAAGGGATGTGAGAACTGTCAAAACCAGTACAACGAATCCTAGTATAGCTATACTAGCTCTCCAAAGATCCTTGAAGTAAACCTGTCTCATCCTTACCAAAGGGTGATACAAAACCATTTTATAATGCTTATTAATGTGTTGACAGATCTCAGCATAGCAGGATGGGTTCTCCTTAATCTCCTCACACAATGAATTAATCATGTTTAACACTGCTTTGTTGCTGCCTAGCAAGTTGAAGATTACTCCATCTTCAATCAGAACTTCCACGTCTTCCTCAGTTTTGATGAGTTGATTCATCAGCAAAAAATAACTGCAAATGTAGGGAAAGTACTGCATGAGTTGTCGAACTAGTAAATGAGTTTCTAAATTGATAAACATTACATGAAATATGGTATAATTGAAATTATCAACATACCATAATCTTACCCGCAAATATAAGGATTGTTTGGATATATAAGCTGTTCCAAGGCCATGGTGTTTCGGAAAATGCCTACTGCCTCATACTCTGCCCAAAGTCTTGTAAGCTTCATTTCCTTATGCATTGAACATGCTAAGTTAATTAACGTCAACTTAGGGTCTTCCTTTATAACAAAAGGTTCTCTAAGTGGCATAAACTTCACTCCTGCAGCCTTCAGCTTTCTTGCATTGTATTTAATTTTGACAGGGTCATCATAATTTTCTACCCACGACAGTTCCTTGTATGGACAAAGAAAGTGTCTAACCAAATCAGTGAAGTGTTTCGGCTTAAATCTATTCCTGACAGATTTTCCCTTACTGTATTCCTTAAAGAACTTGCAGGCAAGCTCAAGAAAGCGATGCTGGAAAGGTTCAGATTGGATGGAGTTCTCTTGCAAATCACCGGGACGGAAGCAACGGAAGCAGCACTGCTGACTTCTGGTGCTTTCGTTATGGGCATGTCCTTGTGATTGGTATCCATTGCCAGAATGGCCATCGGAAAAGATAGGTGTGGCGAAGTCATATAGCTCTTGAAGAAGAAAATAAGGAAGCTGATTTTCAAACAGTATTAGGTCCCTCTCCACAGATTTCCTCAGCCACGGTGATCTCATTATATAGTAATTTGCATTATGATGTTCTTGTTCAGAATTACTCAAAAAGAGTTCAATAATGAAGCAAGCGTCAACTAGGATGACGTTCAAAAAGTCGATGTCACATTTAAAGGTACCTGCATAACAATCTAGAATTCTTTTTTGCTGATCCATCATGAAGATCCTTAGCTCCTCCTCAGTCTTCAAAGTACGATTGCGAAACCTCTCATAGCATATCTTCTTATGAGCCTCCATGTCCCTCAATTTTGGATTTCCATGGTGGAAAGGTCCTATTGAAAGTGTTTGAGGAGTGTACGCTGCTTCATCTACATTGCGGAGTTGGCTGGGAACCCTGTAGATGGACCATTCGTTCGAAAATAATACGGGCGCATTCTTGCTTTGTTCATTCTCAGAATCGGTTGGTTCCACCATTTTTGAAGTCCTGTTTCATCAAGTGTCAATAATTATTAATCAGCCAGCTAGTAATATCCTCAGTAGGAAAAAAAAAAAAAAAACGTAAGCGAAACAAGTGAGATAGAGCATAATATCGAACAAAGTAATAGCTTACAGAATGGGATCTAGAGCTGGGAAATGAAACAGCCTGATATGATAACTGATGTTTGTTCTTGATGACTAAGATTCTAATTTATCGTTCTCCACAGAAGACATGTATATAGTATAGCTGGGTTTCATCATGAAGACTTCATATTTTTTGTTTATACCAAGAGGGCAAGAGGGAGTTAGTCTTAACATAAGTAGGTCGATACAAGACAACTGTAATAACGCGTATACAAAGAGGTTTGGTTCCGTTGACGATCTAGAAAAGAGAAAGTTTAATCTTGTAAACTCTCTGTAATCAGTTGTTTTTTCGAAGAGGTTTGGTTCCGTTGACGGTCTAGCTAGTTGAGTACTGATGTGGCTTTGCTTAATTATGGGATCGGAGTGACTAATTGAGTTATGGTGGAGAGTAATGATTGTCTAATTGCTTAGTTACCTCGGTGACTAATCAAGTGGGTAATCTCTTTCGATGGAGTCAAAAGTGTAATCTCTTTTAGATCTTAAAATTTTATTACAATATGTGAACGATGCATGTCATGCATAGAGTTAGTTATCGTAAACTTGTAAATAAAAGTTAATGCATAAGAAAACATCGACACACTATAACATTATCCGGTAAAGTAAATTCTTGATATGAAATTTATATTATGAGTAACAGGTGACAAAAAAAATATTTGATTTTCGGTATTTCTTAACTTAATTTAAGTACTTGTTCATATGTTCAAAGTAAATTTTTTCTTTGATCATGAAGTGTAAGTACTGTCATCAGTGTCATGTAGATTAACAGAATACATGAGTCACC
Above is a window of Fragaria vesca subsp. vesca linkage group LG7, FraVesHawaii_1.0, whole genome shotgun sequence DNA encoding:
- the LOC101296528 gene encoding UPF0481 protein At3g47200-like, translated to MTSPMNGASDHVAIKRTETKPFLDEWCIYRVPSKLRNVNKASYTPQLLSIGPFHYGSPELRDMESHKQKYYEKFLRRCSKNEAELKSLVSQHQARILSCYAGTIECRGKFVNMILVDACFIIELFITDSETENHHILRSPWMRKAVETDLILFENQIPYYFLQELYDFAISNAEPNIAEDLTPDPHRFRTLSCKFFKEYNKKKRVLGNGVKLNHFTDLVRLFVCTDKVQGDCVSNQKKCKYDVRKLKAAGVKFTHLAEPFVIESLSTGVSSCRSKLACCLTTKELKLTRFWATYDAESVIRNIMALEQLIYPKKAYICSYFLLLSQLVNTVEDIDLLIKDGVVENLLGSNKSVEKLINSFCVHIVEEISCYSDIYDQLNEHYETSLCNRRMATLKQVYFKDLWTSSATILGLVVLVFSIVGTINSLIYHKR
- the LOC101296818 gene encoding uncharacterized protein LOC101296818, encoding MVEPTDSENEQSKNAPVLFSNEWSIYRVPSQLRNVDEAAYTPQTLSIGPFHHGNPKLRDMEAHKKICYERFRNRTLKTEEELRIFMMDQQKRILDCYAGTFKCDIDFLNVILVDACFIIELFLSNSEQEHHNANYYIMRSPWLRKSVERDLILFENQLPYFLLQELYDFATPIFSDGHSGNGYQSQGHAHNESTRSQQCCFRCFRPGDLQENSIQSEPFQHRFLELACKFFKEYSKGKSVRNRFKPKHFTDLVRHFLCPYKELSWVENYDDPVKIKYNARKLKAAGVKFMPLREPFVIKEDPKLTLINLACSMHKEMKLTRLWAEYEAVGIFRNTMALEQLIYPNNPYICG